The stretch of DNA ACAGGCTCTTTTGCATGTCGCGCACGAACGACGAAAGTCCGAGCAGGCGGCCGCGCTTGAGACGCTCAGCTGCGAGAATGGCATGGACGGCGCGCACGCTCTCTTCAACATCTACGTTGACGATCACATAGTCATACTCAGGCCAATGCGAAATCTCGGCGGAGGCCTCTGCCATCCTTCGCGCAACAACCTCGTCAGGATCCTGCGCTCGCGTGCGCAGTCGTTGTTCGAGCACGCGGCCAGACGGCGGCATTACGAAAACGCGCACAACATCGCCCGGCATCTTTTCGCTCAACTGCTGCGCGCCTTGCCAATCGATATCGAACAGCACGTCTTTTCCAGCCTCGATGGCTGCCGCTACGGGAGCCGACGGTGTGCCGTAGTAATTGTCGAACACGCGTGCCCATTCGAGCAAAGAACCAGAATCCCGCATAGCCTCGAAGCGGGCATGGTCGAGAAAAATATAGTCCTGGCCGTCAATCTCCCCAGGTCGGGGCCGGCGGGTCGTGACCGAAACCGACATCGCAATGTGGGGATCCTCCGCCAATAGCCGACGGGCGAGCGTCGTCTTTCCCGCCCCGGAGGGTGAAGACAGGATATACAGCAGGCCCCGGCGGGCGATGGCGGGACGTGCGTCGGGCTTCGTGTCAGTCATGGTCCTAAACCGGTGGGGTGGATTTCAGTTATTCGACGTTCTGAACCTGCTCGCGCAATTGGTCGATGACGCTTTTAAGCGAAAGCCCCAACCGGGTGACATCGACGGCGTTGGCCTTGGAGCACAGCGTATTGGCTTCGCGATTGAACTCCTGAGCAAGGAAGTCGAGTTTCCGGCCAACCGCACCCTGCTCTGACATGATCTCCCGGGCGGCGGCCACGTGGGCGTTGAGCCGGGCCAACTCTTCCTCGACATCGGCGCGCGTTGCGGCCAGCACTGCCTCTTGATGCAACCGCTCGCTATCGAAATTGCTCGAGCTATCGACCAGTCGCGAGATCACCTCTCTGAGGCGAGCCCGAATGGCCTCAGGGGTCCGAGATGGAGAGGCGCGAACATCTGCGGCCAGCGTTTCGATTTGGCTCACCTGCTCGCTTAGGACGTTCTGGATGCGTGCGCCCTCTGAGCGTCGCGCTTCCAACAGCTTGCTCGCGGCTTCTTCGAAACTTGAAACTAGTGCGCGTTCGCGCACGGCGCGTTGTTGAACATCGTCCAAACCGCCTTCAACGGTTTCCAGAACGCCCTTCATAGCTAAAAGCTCAGCAGGACTTGGTCGAGCGCCGCCGGTCAGTTCCGCAACCCGCTCCGCCGCCTTGAGGATATCGTTGAGTAGCCCCTCGTTGAGACGAACTGATCCGTTGGCGCAACGTCGCTCAACGGTGAGGTTGACCGACACGTTGCCGCGAACAAGCCTTTTCGCGATGGCTTCACGCACGGGGGCATCCAGGTTGTCGTAACCTGGCGGCAAGCGCATGCGGACGTCGAGGCCGCGGCCGTTGACGCTGCGGATTTCCCAGGTCCACGCCAGTCCCTCCGCCGCGCCGTCCGCGCGCCCATATCCTGTCATGCTAGAAAGTGCCATCAGTCCTTCGCTCTCTATTGCGCTCGCCGCAAGCGAAGAACTTCTCATCCCCGGGCGCTCACGCGGGGCGCAAAATAGCCCTTATGCTCTTCAGCGCCTACTGTTTCTTGGGCTTCCGGACCGGAAGGGGAATGTCGGCGCTGGCACTGGCCGCCTTCTGACGGCTGTCAGTCTTACTTGTCTTTGCGTCGCCGGTCGTATCCTCGGGAACGGGCGTAACGTCCGGATTTGGCGATTGCGAAGCAGAATTTGCCGAGCGAGTCTTAGCGGTCTGACGTTCGACCTCACGCCATTTTTGCACTGCACTATTGTGCTCTTTCAGCGTCTCGGAGAACACGTGCCCGCCGGTGCCGTCAGCTACAAAATACAGATCGTTCGTCGCTTCTGGATTGAGCGCAGCCATGATCGCGTCTCGCCCCGGGTTACAGATCGGACCTGGCGGCAATCCGTTCATTTGATATGTGTTGTAGGGCGTCTTCGTGTCGATGTCGGGTTTGGTGATTGCACGGCCAAGAGATCCTTGCCCGCCGACGATGCCATAGATGATGGTGGGATCCGACTGGAGCCTCATGCCCTTCTTGAGGCGGTTATGGAAGACAGCGGCTACCTTTGAACGTTCGTCCGCGCGCCCCGTCTCCTTTTCGACGATCGAGGCAAAAACCACGGCCTCCTCGACAGTGCGAAGCGGAAGTTCGCTTTGGCGCTTCGTCCAAGCAGTCTCAAGGAACTCGCTCATGTGGGCTTGCATACGATCAAGCAATTCCTGGCGGCCCATACCCTTCGAGATCAGGTAGGTGTCGGGCATCAAGGAGCCCTCGGGCGGAACCTTTGTTATCTCGCCACTCAGATTGCTCTCGGCCCGCAATCGCTCCACGATTTGCTGACTGGTAAGCCCCTCGGGGATCGCGACCTTGTATTGGATGGACTTACCCTGAGCCAGGGTGTCCAGAACCTCGCGCATTGAAGCGTGCGCTTCAACTTGGTACTCGCCAGCCTTGAGATCGAGGTTGCGTTTGCCGCCAAACAGCGTCTGGAAAAGATGTCCAGCGACGAAGGTCCAGCGATTGGCAATGACGCCCTGCTCTTCCAGGGTTTCGGCGATCTGGATACGGCCCTTGCCTTTGGCGACCACAATCGTGCGGGCTTCCCCCAGCGGACCTGGGCGTTCAAACTGATTGTAGAGAACGACACCCATGCCTCCGAGCGTCAACATCGCTACGAGAGCTAGCGTGAAGAGCCCGCTCGCCACCCGCACCATGCCGCCGATGAACCGCGATGGCTCATTCTCCTGCAGTCCGCGTGGACGCGCAGGCGCACGCGCGGGTTCTAGACGCTCATTTGGGCTACGTGCGCCAGCGGTTCGCGTTCGGGTAACGTCCGATCGCTTCTTGCGGTTCTGCATGGTGCCTCGAAACTACCCCTGAAACGTCCCTTGGCGCGCGCCCCGTGCGGTGTCGCATTCTTTTTCAGGCGCCGAAAAACGGTTCCGCCACGCAAAGTGGCGGCCCGCCTGTAAGTAATGACGCTTGCCGCAAAATGTGGCGAAAGCTTGGGCTTCAGGCCACGCGGCGGAGGACGATCGACGCATTCGTTCCGCCAAAGCCAAACGAGTTGGAGAGCGCCGTGTTGATTTCGCGCGGCTTGGCTGTGTTGGGCACAAGATCGATCGCGGTGTCGACAGACGGATTATCGAGATTAAGCGTCGGCGGTGCAATGTTGTCTCGGATGGCGAGCACCGAGAAGACAGCTTCGACCGCGCCAGCCGCTCCGAGCAGATGGCCAATGGCCGATTTGGTGGACGACATAGCGAGTTTGCCCGCACTGTTGCCGAAAAGGCGCTCCACCGCGCCAAGTTCGATCTCGTCGCCCATGGGCGTCGAGGTGCCATGAGCGTTCACATAGTCGATCTCGCTCGGCGTGATGCCAGCCCGCTTCAAAGCAGAGCGCATGCAGCGGAAGGCGCCGTCGCCCGACTCCGAGGGGGCGGTGATATGATAGGCGTCGCCCGACATGCCGTAACCGATGACCTCGGCATACATCTTTGCACCACGGGCCTTTGCGCGCTCGTAGGGCTCCAGCACGACCACGCCAGCTCCTTCGCCCATGACGAAGCCGTCGCGGTCTTTGTCGTAGGGTCGGGAGGCCTTAGTCGGGTTGTCGTTGAAGCCCGTGGACAGCGCGCGGCAAGCTGCGAAACCTGCAAGCGCGATGCGGCAGATCGGGCTTTCGGTGCCACCCGCCACCATGACCTCCGCTTCGCCGTTTGAGATCAGGCGCGCGGCATCGCCTATGGCATGGGTGCCCGTGGAGCACGCCGTGACCACGGCATGGTTCGGTCCCTTGAGCTGATGCTTGATGGAGACGTATCCGCTCGCGAGGTTGATCAGCCGGCCCGGAATGAAGAACGGGGAGACGCGGCGCGGTCCCTTCTCCTTCAGCAGCAGCGAGGTGTCAGCAATGCCCGAAAGTCCGCCAATGCCCGAGCCGATCAGGACGCCAGCTTCTTCCTGCGCCTCGGCAGTGTCGAACGTCAGCCCGGAATCGGCAATGGCCTGATCGGCGGCCGCGACGGCGTAGATGATGAAGTCATCGACCTTGCGCTGTTCCTTGGGCTCCATCCAATCGTCGGGATTGAACAGGCCCTCGCCCGATCCACGCGGGATGAAATTAGCGATCTGGCAGGAGATGTCGGAGACATCAAACTCTTCGACACGGCGTGCGCCGTTCTTGCCGGCCAGCAATGCCTTCCAGCCCGCCTCGACACCACTGCCGACGGGGCTAACCAATCCAAGTCCGGTAATGACGACGCGGCGCATTCGTGAAGTCTCTCGCCGAGGTAGATGGTTCTTGAAAAAGTATCAGGCTCAAGGATGAGCCGGGGGCCGGTTGTCCGGCCCCCGAAGTTATTTCGGCTTGCCCTGCCCCACACGGAGCACGACTTGCAAATTGCGGATCGATTTAGGCGGCCGAGGCGTTCTTTTCGAGGAACTTGACCGCATCGCCGACCGTAAGAATGTGCTCGGCGGCATCGTCGGGAATTTCGCAGCCAAACTCTTCCTCGAAGGCCATCACGAGCTCAACGGTATCCAAGCTATCCGCGCCCAGATCGTCGATAAAGCTGGCGTTCTCCGTGACCTTCTCGGCCTCGACGCCCAGATGCTCAACGACAATCTTTTTCACGCGCTCTGCGACATCGCTCATCTTCTTTTCTCTCGTATCCCTGTTGAAGTGAGAATTCGAACGCACAACCCGGATTTAGTGGACCGGGTAACCTCGTCCGTACGGCCTTTTCAGCGTCCGCTGCTGTTCACTTGAGCCACCAGTTCCAGTCCGAAGCTGGATGTGACGGCACCATGTAGACAATCGGCAGCGCAAATCAAGCCTCTAACCCAAGTTGCCCACGGAAGCCCCCATGTTTGAAAAAATGGCCATCGCTGGACCTGGGGCGCGCTAAATCCTTGTTTCCTGTGGATTGTCGGCACCCCACAGGCGCAAGTGGGCCATTTACCATGTTTTTCCCAGGGCATCTTTTTGGTGCGACATAGAGATCCCTCTGGATTTCGGGCGGCTTCAGGCAGGGAATCACACCATCGCCATGCCGCCGTTGATGTGGAGCGTCTGGCCGGTGACATAGCCGCCTTCATTGGAGGCGAGATACAGGCAACCGGCTGCGATATCCATCGGCGCGCCAAAGCGTTGAGTTGGAATCATCGCAGCAATGTCACTCTTCTGCTTGTCGTTGAGGACGTCGGTCATCGCAGTCGTGATGAAACCAGGAGCAACGCAATTGGCGGTGATTCCACGCGACGCGACCTCTCGCGCGAGTGATTTCGTCATGCCGATCATACCGGCTTTCGAAGCTGCGTAGTTTCCTTGGCCAGGATTGCCGAACACGCCGGAAACTGAAGCGATATTGATGATACGACCATAGCCCGACTTTGAACGCATCATATGGCGCGAGGCTGCGCGGCACAGCATGAATGTCGATGTCAAGTTGACCGCGATCACGTCATCCCACTGATCGTCTTTCATGACCATGAAGAGGTTGTCTTTGGTGAGACCAGCGTTGTTGACCAGGATATCGAGGCGTCCACCCAGCGCCTTCACGGCTTCGTCGATCAGTTTGCCAACGGCGGCCCGATCAGCCAAATCGCACGGCACGATCTGGACGCGATCTCCCAGCTCCTTTGCCAGCGCCTCAAGTGCCTCGACCTTGCGGCCCGAGATGGCGACGGTTGCCCCTGCCTTGTGGAATACGCGCGCGATCTCAGCGCCAATGCCACCCGTCGCGCCCGTTACGAGAGCCGTTTTGCCAGTCAGATCGAACATATCGGAAGGTTCCTGAGAATGATGGTCCGGTTGAATTTGGCTGCTTTGTGCGCGAGCGAACCGCCAGCGTCAAGCAACGCCAAGCCAGGTTGCCAGGGCCGGTACCGACCAAGGTCCAAGCCTGGGGAGGCAACGGGGCCAGAAAAAATCAGCGTTGAAGCAATGGAAGGCCCTGCCGGCCAAGAAGAAATTGGCGCGGCAGGGCGAAAAGTCTCGCCGGACCCCTACGGTCGCTCCGGGGAGGGATTGCCTCAGGAAACAATCGCGCCGTAGGCCGCATCGATATCGGCAGGCTGCCCGATACTCATGGAATTGGCGCTGGGTGAGGTGCGCTTGACGAGGCCAGCGAGCACTTTGCCAGTGCCGATCTCAAAGAAATCCGTGACACCATTTGCCGTCATGTAGGCCACGCATTCACGCCAACGCACCGTGCCGGTCACCTGTTCGACAAGGCGCTTGCGGATTTCGTCGGGATCGGAAATCGGGCTTGCCAGAACATTCGCGACAACGGGGACGACGGGCGCGTCGATCGTCACATTGCTCAGGGCCTCGGCCATGGCGTCGGCGGCGGGCTGCATCAGCGCGCAATGAAAGGGTGCGGACACAGGCAAAGGTACAGCGCGCCGCACACCTAGGCCCTTGCCCACTTCTCCAACGCGATCGATGGCGCTCTTGTGCCCCGACAGTACGACCTGTGTTGGCTCGTTGTCGTTCGCAACTTGGCAGACGTCGCCCTGAGCAGCTGCTTCAGCCACTTTGATTGCAACATCCATCCCAACGCCCAGCAGAGCCGCCATAGCACCCTGCCCCACCGGCACCGCTCTCTGCATGGCCTGCCCACGGAGCTTCAATAAGCGTGCAGTGTCCGCCAACGAGAATGCACCGGCAGCAGCAAGCGCGGAATACTCTCCCAGCGAGTGACCGGCGACAAACTTCACGTGGTCCTTGAGCGAAAAGCCCTTCTCGCTTTCCAACACGCGCATGACGGCCATGGACACTGCCATCAATGCGGGCTGTGCATTCTCGGTCAGCGTCAGCGTATCTTTCGGGCCGTCCCACATGATGGCCGAGAGCTTCTGGCCCAACGCCTCATCGACTTCATCGAAAACAGCCTGCGCGGCGGGAAATGCCTCTGCCAGGGCCTTACCCATCCCGACGTCCTGGCTACCCTGACCGGGGAAAACAAAAGCTTTTGCCATACTTAGAGCGCGCCTCCGTCTTGGCACCGGAACAAATGATGTTGGTGCGGTGTATTTTGGCGCTTTAGGCACGCATCGGACGGCCGCTGTCAAGCTGGTGCGATGTCGGTGGAGAAGCCCGCGAGGCAATGCGCGCAGATCTTCGCACGGGTTCTCGATGCGCAACGATTGCGCCGACTTCAGGCTTCACCACGAATAGCGCGCCAAACCGGCAGTGCAATCAAAGTGATGATCGCCGCAGCAATACCCCCAGCAATCAATCCTACCACCGCCGATACGAAGGCGCCTCCGAGCCAACCCAGCGCTTCGCCTAATATGCCGGGCACCGAGCCGCCCAACGTTTCGGAAATCGCGTGCAACAGATGCTCGCCGGCGCTGAACCCAAAGGTATTGAAACCGTGGATTAGGATGCCTCCACCGACCCACAGCATTGCAATAGTGCCGACGAACGACAGACCTTTCAGAAATGGCGGCATCGCCCGCACGAGCCACCGACCGAAGCGGCTTGTAATGGGGCCGCCGTTGAGGGCCAGCCATAC from Hyphomicrobiaceae bacterium encodes:
- the gmk gene encoding guanylate kinase, with translation MTDTKPDARPAIARRGLLYILSSPSGAGKTTLARRLLAEDPHIAMSVSVTTRRPRPGEIDGQDYIFLDHARFEAMRDSGSLLEWARVFDNYYGTPSAPVAAAIEAGKDVLFDIDWQGAQQLSEKMPGDVVRVFVMPPSGRVLEQRLRTRAQDPDEVVARRMAEASAEISHWPEYDYVIVNVDVEESVRAVHAILAAERLKRGRLLGLSSFVRDMQKSL
- a CDS encoding YicC/YloC family endoribonuclease; its protein translation is MRSSSLAASAIESEGLMALSSMTGYGRADGAAEGLAWTWEIRSVNGRGLDVRMRLPPGYDNLDAPVREAIAKRLVRGNVSVNLTVERRCANGSVRLNEGLLNDILKAAERVAELTGGARPSPAELLAMKGVLETVEGGLDDVQQRAVRERALVSSFEEAASKLLEARRSEGARIQNVLSEQVSQIETLAADVRASPSRTPEAIRARLREVISRLVDSSSNFDSERLHQEAVLAATRADVEEELARLNAHVAAAREIMSEQGAVGRKLDFLAQEFNREANTLCSKANAVDVTRLGLSLKSVIDQLREQVQNVE
- the mltG gene encoding endolytic transglycosylase MltG, coding for MQNRKKRSDVTRTRTAGARSPNERLEPARAPARPRGLQENEPSRFIGGMVRVASGLFTLALVAMLTLGGMGVVLYNQFERPGPLGEARTIVVAKGKGRIQIAETLEEQGVIANRWTFVAGHLFQTLFGGKRNLDLKAGEYQVEAHASMREVLDTLAQGKSIQYKVAIPEGLTSQQIVERLRAESNLSGEITKVPPEGSLMPDTYLISKGMGRQELLDRMQAHMSEFLETAWTKRQSELPLRTVEEAVVFASIVEKETGRADERSKVAAVFHNRLKKGMRLQSDPTIIYGIVGGQGSLGRAITKPDIDTKTPYNTYQMNGLPPGPICNPGRDAIMAALNPEATNDLYFVADGTGGHVFSETLKEHNSAVQKWREVERQTAKTRSANSASQSPNPDVTPVPEDTTGDAKTSKTDSRQKAASASADIPLPVRKPKKQ
- the fabF gene encoding beta-ketoacyl-ACP synthase II, with protein sequence MRRVVITGLGLVSPVGSGVEAGWKALLAGKNGARRVEEFDVSDISCQIANFIPRGSGEGLFNPDDWMEPKEQRKVDDFIIYAVAAADQAIADSGLTFDTAEAQEEAGVLIGSGIGGLSGIADTSLLLKEKGPRRVSPFFIPGRLINLASGYVSIKHQLKGPNHAVVTACSTGTHAIGDAARLISNGEAEVMVAGGTESPICRIALAGFAACRALSTGFNDNPTKASRPYDKDRDGFVMGEGAGVVVLEPYERAKARGAKMYAEVIGYGMSGDAYHITAPSESGDGAFRCMRSALKRAGITPSEIDYVNAHGTSTPMGDEIELGAVERLFGNSAGKLAMSSTKSAIGHLLGAAGAVEAVFSVLAIRDNIAPPTLNLDNPSVDTAIDLVPNTAKPREINTALSNSFGFGGTNASIVLRRVA
- a CDS encoding acyl carrier protein, whose protein sequence is MSDVAERVKKIVVEHLGVEAEKVTENASFIDDLGADSLDTVELVMAFEEEFGCEIPDDAAEHILTVGDAVKFLEKNASAA
- the fabG gene encoding 3-oxoacyl-[acyl-carrier-protein] reductase; its protein translation is MFDLTGKTALVTGATGGIGAEIARVFHKAGATVAISGRKVEALEALAKELGDRVQIVPCDLADRAAVGKLIDEAVKALGGRLDILVNNAGLTKDNLFMVMKDDQWDDVIAVNLTSTFMLCRAASRHMMRSKSGYGRIINIASVSGVFGNPGQGNYAASKAGMIGMTKSLAREVASRGITANCVAPGFITTAMTDVLNDKQKSDIAAMIPTQRFGAPMDIAAGCLYLASNEGGYVTGQTLHINGGMAMV
- the fabD gene encoding ACP S-malonyltransferase codes for the protein MAKAFVFPGQGSQDVGMGKALAEAFPAAQAVFDEVDEALGQKLSAIMWDGPKDTLTLTENAQPALMAVSMAVMRVLESEKGFSLKDHVKFVAGHSLGEYSALAAAGAFSLADTARLLKLRGQAMQRAVPVGQGAMAALLGVGMDVAIKVAEAAAQGDVCQVANDNEPTQVVLSGHKSAIDRVGEVGKGLGVRRAVPLPVSAPFHCALMQPAADAMAEALSNVTIDAPVVPVVANVLASPISDPDEIRKRLVEQVTGTVRWRECVAYMTANGVTDFFEIGTGKVLAGLVKRTSPSANSMSIGQPADIDAAYGAIVS